One window of the Camelus ferus isolate YT-003-E chromosome 12, BCGSAC_Cfer_1.0, whole genome shotgun sequence genome contains the following:
- the ARL1 gene encoding ADP-ribosylation factor-like protein 1 yields the protein MGGFFSSIFSSLFGTREMRILILGLDGAGKTTILYRLQVGEVVTTIPTIGFNVETVTYKNLKFQVWDLGGQTSIRPYWRCYYSNTDAVIYVVDSCDRDRIGISKSELVAMLEEEELRKAILVVFANKQDMEQAMTPSEMANSLGLPALKDRKWQIFKTSATKGTGLDEAMEWLVETLKSRQ from the exons ATGG gtggctTTTTCTCAAGCATTTTTTCCAGTCTGTTTGGAACCCGGGAAATGAGGATTTTAATTTTGGGATTAGATGGAGCAGGAAAAACTACAATTTTGTACAGATTACAGGTTGGAGAAGTCGTTACTACTATTCCTA CCATTGGATTTAATGTTGAGACAGTAACATACAAGAACCTTAAATTCCAAGTCTGGGACTTAGGAGGACAGACAAGTATCAG ACCATACTGGAGATGTTACTATTCAAACACAGATGCAGTCATTTATGTAGTAGACAGTTGTGACCGTGACCGAATTGGCATTTCTAAATCAGAGTTGGTTGCCATGTTGGAG gAAGAAGAGCTGAGAAAAGCCATTTtagtggtgtttgcaaataaGCAGGACATGGAACAGGCCATGACTCCCTCTGAGATGGCGAATTCACTTGGGTTACCTGCCTTGAAAGACCGAAAATGGCAAATATTCAAAACTTCAGCAACCAAAGGCACTGGCCTTGATGAGGCAATGGAATG GTTAGTTGAAACATTAAAGAGCAGACAGTAA